Proteins co-encoded in one Fusarium fujikuroi IMI 58289 draft genome, chromosome FFUJ_chr06 genomic window:
- a CDS encoding ARG81-Transcription factor involved in arginine metabolism: MDQGSLRKRRHKSFAGCWTCRARKVKCDETRPSCVQCSLKQLCCEGYEVRLRWMPLEAVSHGYRDDGSRRSEDDLEHGQQRFQRSLVICDENAESPLQLSELDDIFSQIDSFQSQKDQSHHNQLFLSSFGVFDPSYTEKGYHEDGTLPFYATVPPSEDTLPSLSSSSFADSWEPDSSHEEYLPHASIPGFNLTGFGALLHAHEASAILTSDQESSAITLEDSILDNTAVILGDRPPESPATSVRTAPPERFNYYTSPSQHSQQQDDRALWWKDTSNTIIHNPSPLPLPTLERFLLNHYVHRVVHLFCVISYEKSPWKTIHLPRVLQSAGQLSLHGSTTKVREALRNALLSISAFYLANDNRERGCENEGDRWEEDAVRFRGRAIKLLKETVEGSTPQSRPKYKELLATMLSQITINVMSGDTSTCGIHLDGAFRFMNHVKATKSTYSSKARSLHRIYFYLRVIYDSTACRNSCDYNDGSPPSPEADFGTALSVSLLDKVEDEGVGSGKSKSVLNHVTAPKAQQVGEYECVYGVPQALLILLARTTELIDQVTTSRQQQPNSPSTDFSDQCDQLESEIIDWEPASSSTSDLDTTPSALIIQKTTLAFHSALIIYFAQHIRHLHHNYLRTHILLVLSSIEAIEAIKSEKNIFSAPLYWPAFIAGSEAFEKGLQDRFRGWYWKVEGYRLASVRSGIDVLREVWKRGPGGGKGTSHWRRVVQETGVRLMLS; encoded by the exons ATGGATCAAGGATCCCTGCGCAAAAGACGTCACAAGAGTTTCGCGGGGTGCTGGACATGTCGCGCGCGAAAAGTCAAGTGTGATGAGACCAGGCCGAGCTGTGTGCAGTGCAGCCTCAAGCAGCTTTGCTGTGAGGGCTACGAGGTCAGGCTGCGATGGATGCCTTTGGAAGCTGTATCTCATGGATATCGTGATGATGGGAGCAGGCGATCTGAGGATGACTTGGAACATGGCCAGCAAAGATTTCAGCGAAGTCTTGTCATTTGCG ATGAGAATGCAGAATCTCCCCTTCAGCTATCAGAACTCGATGATATCTTTAGCCAGATCGACAGCTTCCAGAGCCAAAAGGATCAGTCACATCACAACCAGCTCTTCTTGTCCAGCTTCGGCGTTTTTGACCCATCCTATACTGAAAAAGGCTACCATGAAGACGGCACATTGCCGTTCTACGCTACGGTACCGCCTTCGGAGGATACTCTGCCGTCTTTATCTAGCAGTTCTTTCGCTGACTCTTGGGAGCCGGACTCAAGTCATGAGGAGTATCTTCCACATGCATCGATCCCTGGATTCAACCTGACTGGTTTTGGGGCCCTTCTTCATGCACATGAGGCCTCCGCGATCCTCACGTCAGATCAAGAGAGCTCAGCCATCACTCTTGAAGATAGCATTCTAGATAACACAGCTGTGATCCTTGGAGATCGGCCACCCGAGAGTCCCGCTACTTCAGTAAGAACAGCGCCTCCTGAGAGATTCAACTACTACACCTCACCCTCCCAgcattctcaacaacaagacgACCGCGCACTTTGGTGGAAAGACAcctccaacaccatcatccaCAACCCCTCGCCCCTCCCCCTGCCCACCCTCGAACGCTTCCTCCTAAACCACTACGTCCACCGCGTCGTCCACCTCTTCTGCGTCATCTCCTACGAGAAATCACCCTGGAAGACAATCCATCTCCCTCGCGTCCTACAGTCCGCCGGCCAGCTGAGTCTGCACGGCTCCACGACAAAGGTCAGAGAGGCGTTGCGAAACGCGCTGCTGAGCATCAGCGCGTTCTACCTGGCGAATGATAACCGCGAGAGAGGGTGTGAGAACGAAGGGGATAGGTGGGAGGAGGATGCGGTGAGGTTTAGGGGCAGGGCGATCAAGTTGTTGAAGGAAACGGTGGAGGGGTCGACACCACAGTCGAGGCCCAAGTATAAGGAGCTGCTGGCTACGATGCTGTCACAAATCACCATCAAT GTCATGTCTGGAGACACGAGCACCTGTGGCATCCATTTAGACGGCGCCTTCCGCTTCATGAACCACGTCAAAGCCACCAAGTCCACGTATTCCTCCAAAGCTCGCTCCCTCCACCGCATATACTTCTACCTCCGCGTCATCTACGACAGTACAGCCTGCAGGAACTCTTGCGACTACAACGATGGATCTCCACCCTCTCCCGAAGCCGACTTTGGCACCGCCCTATCCGTCAGTCTGCTGGACAAAGTCGAAGATGAAGGCGTAGGTTCGGGGAAGTCCAAGTCAGTGCTGAACCACGTCACTGCCCCAAAGGCCCAGCAAGTAGGCGAGTATGAATGCGTCTACGGTGTTCCTCAggcccttctcatcctcctaGCACGAACAACCGAGCTCATCGACCAAGTCACCACGTCCCGCCAACAACAACCGAACAGCCCATCAACTGACTTTTCCGACCAATGCGACCAGCTCGAATCCGAAATCATCGACTGGGAACCCGCCTCGTCCTCTACCTCGGACTTAGACACAACTCCTAGCGCACTCATCATCCAAAAAACCACCCTCGCCTTCCACTCCGCCCTCATAATCTACTTTGCGCAACACATCCGCCACCTGCACCACAACTACCTTCGTACCcacatcctcctcgtcctgTCCTCCATAGAAGCCATTGAGGCCATCAAGTCCGAGAAGAACATCTTCTCTGCCCCTTTGTACTGGCCAGCGTTTATAGCGGGGAGTGAGGCGTTCGAGAAGGGTCTGCAGGATAGGTTCAGAGGGTGGTATTGGAAGGTCGAGGGGTATAGATTAGCAAGCGTGAGGAGTGGGATTGATGTTTTGAGAGAGGTCTGGAAGAGGGGGCCAGGAGGAGGGAAGGGGACGAGTCATTGGAGGAGGGTGGTGCAGGAGACTGGCGTGAGGCTGATGCTAAGCTGA